The genomic window ATGGATAGAGAAGAACGAGAGAAACCTACCTCTGAATGATTTTTTGCAAGTAGCTATGTCTTTGTGTGACATATTAAATATTATCTACCATCATCGCATTATTCATAAAGATATAAAACCTGCGAATATTTTAATTAATCCAGAAACCAAACAAGTTAAATTAATTGATTTCAGTATTGCATCTCTACTCCCACGGGAAACTCAAAGTTTAATCAGTCCCAATGTTTTAGAAGGAACACTAGCTTATATTTCACCCGAACAAACTGGACGGATGAATCGGTGTATTGAATACCGTACAGATTTCTATTCTTTGGGTGTAACATTTTACGAATTACTGACAAGAGAATTACCATTTCAGTCAGAGGATGCAATGGAATTGGTACATTGTCAGATGGCAAAATCTGCACCATTGGTACATGAAAGTAATTCAGCAATTCCATTTGTACTATCAGAAATTATCAAAAAATTGATGGCGAAAAATGCAGAAGACCGCTATCAAAGTGCATTAGGTCTGAAGTATGATTTAGAAAATTGCTTGATACAACTGAAGGAAACAGGCAAAATTGAGAGTTTCCCAATTGCACAAAGAGATGTGTGCGATCGCTTTATTATTCCTGACAAACTTTATGGACGAGAAACCGAAGTAGAAACCCTACTCCAAGCATTTGAGCGCGTCAGTTTAGGTACAACCGAAATGATGCTGGTTACTGGTTTTTCAGGAATTGGGAAAACTGCGGTTGTCAATGAAGTTCATAAACCAATCATTAGACAACGCGGTTATTTTATTAAAGGTAAATATGACCAATTTAATCGCAATATCCCTTTTTCGGCATTTGTGCAAGCCTTTCGGGATTTAATGGGGCAATTATTAACAGAAAGTGATGCTCAAATCCAAGCATGGAAAAAGAAGATTTTAGCGGTTGTAGGTGAGAATGGCCAGGTAATTATTGAAGTCATTCCCGAATTGGAAAGAATTATTGGTCAACAAGCACCAGCAATAAAGCTATCAGGAACTGCGGCTCAAAACCGATTTAATTTGTTATTTCAGAAGTTTGTGGAGGTATTCACTACTAAAGAACATCCCTTAGTGATGTTTTTAGATGATTTGCAGTGGGCTGATTCGGCATCTCTAAAGTTGATAGAGTTACTGATGAGTGAATCAGCCGGGGGATATTTATTATTAATTGGTGCTTATCGAGATAATGAAGTTTCAGCTGCCCATCCTTTGATGTTCAGTTTGGAAGAAATTAGGAAAGCCCAAGCCACAATCAATACTATTACCCTTGCTCCCCTTAGTAACTCTAGTTTAAATCAACTGGTGGCAGATACACTGAGTTGCTCTACAGCAGTTGCACAAACATTAACAGAATTAGTTTATCAAAAAACTCACGGAAATCCATTTTTTAGCACGCAGTTTCTTAAGGCACTCCATGAAGATGGACTAATTAAATTTGATTGGAACGGTGGAAATTGGCAGTGCAATATTGTTGCAGTGAAGGAGTTATCGCTCTCTGATGATGTTGTTGAATTCATGGCATTGCAGTTACAGAAGTTGCCAGAGAAAACACAGAAGATTTTAAAATTTGCGGCGTGTATTGGTAATCAATTTGACTTAGGAACATTGGGGATTATCTGGGAAAAATCGGAAACTGAAACCGCTACAGTCCTATGGAAAGCATTACAAGAAGGACTGATTTTACCCCAGAGTGAAGTTTATAAATTTTATGTCGGGAGGGAAGTGCAGGATGGGGTGACAGGTTCACAAATTGTCACCTACAAATTCCTCCACGATCGCGTTCAGCAAGCAGCATACTCATTAATTCCCCAAGAGCAAAAGCAGTATACTCATGGCAAAATTGGTCAATTGTTGTTGCAAGGGTTATCTCAGCAGGAACAGGAGGAGAGGATTTTTGATATTGTCAACCAATTGAATATGGGAAAAAGTGTCATCACTACCAATGAGCAAAAACAACAACTGGCTGATCTGAATTTAAAAGCTGGACAAAAAGCTAAACTCTCAGCAGCCTATCAAGCGGCTCAGGATTATTGCACCATTGGGATGGCTCTATTATCCCCAGATGCTTGGCACGAAAACTATACACTCATGTACAGTTTGCATCGTGATGGTTCAGAAGCGGCTTATCTTTGTAGTAAATTTGACCAAGCTGAAGTCCTGTATGGGGAGACACTCAAATATGCTCAAACTCCCCTGGACAAAGCCATAATTTATCGCGTGCAGATGACCCAGTATCAGCTTCAGGGACGAAATGCTGAGGCGATCGCTATTCAACGTCAAAGTTTACAGCTGCTGGGGTGGACAATGCCCACAGAGCCGGAGATTATCCAAGCTAGCTTAGATGCAGAAATCGCCACAGTTCAGCAATTTATAGAGCAGCATACCATTGAGTCAATTCTCGCAGCCCCCAAAATGACAGATCCCAGCATTGCAGAAATACTGCGAATTTTACAAATTCTGTTCTATGCTGCATGGCTCGATGGTCAACCAACTTTAGCATTACTCGCACTCGCCAAGATGACCACGCTGTCATTACAGTATGGTAATAGCGATATGTCTCCCTTTGGTTATGTCGGCTATGGCTTAATTGCTAATGGTGTCCTCAAGGACTGCGCTACTGCTTATCAGTTTGGGGAAATAGCAGTACAGCTTTGTGAACAGTTTGACAATGCTGATGTGCGTGGTATGACTAATTTCCTCTTTGCTGCTGATGTGCATAGCTGGAATCGTCCCATTCGAGAGGCGGATACATACTATAACAACGCCTATAAATATGGGATGGAAGCTGGAAACTGGCTGACAGTAGGCTTTATGATGATGCAGAGTGGTTCTGATCGCCTGACTTATGGTAAAAACTTAGATGATTTGTATGCGATCGCTCAAAATCACGCAGCTTTTCTGGATCAGATCAAAAGCTTAGATAACCTGAATGCTTTAACAGTCGGAGTAATTCAACCAATACGCCAACTTTTGGGTTTAACCAAAACGCCGTTTACCTTTGATGATGACAGCTTTAGTGAAGCCCAGTATTTACAAAAATACGTCAATACTCCTTATCATTTGGCTTGGTTATATTCTGTC from Nostoc sp. UHCC 0870 includes these protein-coding regions:
- a CDS encoding trifunctional serine/threonine-protein kinase/ATP-binding protein/sensor histidine kinase, which gives rise to MASIQIDIPGYQINEELYKGSRTLVYRGVRLKDSLPVVIKLLKNPYPTFTELVQFRNQYTIAKNLQLPEIIQTYSLEAYRNSYALVMEDFGGVSLNKWIEKNERNLPLNDFLQVAMSLCDILNIIYHHRIIHKDIKPANILINPETKQVKLIDFSIASLLPRETQSLISPNVLEGTLAYISPEQTGRMNRCIEYRTDFYSLGVTFYELLTRELPFQSEDAMELVHCQMAKSAPLVHESNSAIPFVLSEIIKKLMAKNAEDRYQSALGLKYDLENCLIQLKETGKIESFPIAQRDVCDRFIIPDKLYGRETEVETLLQAFERVSLGTTEMMLVTGFSGIGKTAVVNEVHKPIIRQRGYFIKGKYDQFNRNIPFSAFVQAFRDLMGQLLTESDAQIQAWKKKILAVVGENGQVIIEVIPELERIIGQQAPAIKLSGTAAQNRFNLLFQKFVEVFTTKEHPLVMFLDDLQWADSASLKLIELLMSESAGGYLLLIGAYRDNEVSAAHPLMFSLEEIRKAQATINTITLAPLSNSSLNQLVADTLSCSTAVAQTLTELVYQKTHGNPFFSTQFLKALHEDGLIKFDWNGGNWQCNIVAVKELSLSDDVVEFMALQLQKLPEKTQKILKFAACIGNQFDLGTLGIIWEKSETETATVLWKALQEGLILPQSEVYKFYVGREVQDGVTGSQIVTYKFLHDRVQQAAYSLIPQEQKQYTHGKIGQLLLQGLSQQEQEERIFDIVNQLNMGKSVITTNEQKQQLADLNLKAGQKAKLSAAYQAAQDYCTIGMALLSPDAWHENYTLMYSLHRDGSEAAYLCSKFDQAEVLYGETLKYAQTPLDKAIIYRVQMTQYQLQGRNAEAIAIQRQSLQLLGWTMPTEPEIIQASLDAEIATVQQFIEQHTIESILAAPKMTDPSIAEILRILQILFYAAWLDGQPTLALLALAKMTTLSLQYGNSDMSPFGYVGYGLIANGVLKDCATAYQFGEIAVQLCEQFDNADVRGMTNFLFAADVHSWNRPIREADTYYNNAYKYGMEAGNWLTVGFMMMQSGSDRLTYGKNLDDLYAIAQNHAAFLDQIKSLDNLNALTVGVIQPIRQLLGLTKTPFTFDDDSFSEAQYLQKYVNTPYHLAWLYSVKIRHAYLFDHQAAYPDLIPQLSIIENTISSHAKVPSSVFYVALMHLALAEAASEDSERQHHLQALVPLEERLNLWAKACPENLLHKCLLIQAEKARLNKQKTAAIELYDQAITQAQANEYGYEEGLANELAAKFYLDWGKEKVAAGYMQEAYYCYARWGAKAKNDDLEQRYPQLLQPILQQQKVGFNSLETIATLVSTSISSSTSTFRTSISDVLDLTSFLKAAQAISSSLELEALIAHLTRIILENSGAEKSVVILPQDYEWQVRAITVINHQSNSQRDVKTILDSQLLDTCEDIPKKIINYVKNTRKTVIIDNCQTDIPGVIGEYMLQYQPQSVLCTPIINQGHLLGIIYLENKLTSGVFTNERLQVINLLSSQAAISLENSQLYQQAQQALQDLQAAQLQIVQSEKMSALGNLVAGVAHEMNNPLGFISATLQQAKPSLDDIFEHLKLYQESFPHPVATIINHAKEIDLDYSLEDLPKMINSMTMACDRLCNISTSLRTFSRMDKDYKVPFNVHEGIDSTILILKHRLKANEQRPAIEVTTNYGDLSLVECFPGQLNQVFMNILANAIDALEETNIGRSFSDIQANPNCIKITTSMENHQAKIQIADNGNGMSEAIKQNIFDHLFTTKAVGKGTGLGLAIARQIVEQTHGGKLNCNSMLGEGTEFVIEIPIY